Below is a window of Synechococcus sp. RSCCF101 DNA.
CGACGAACTCGACGCGCTGCTGCGTCAGGCACTCACCACCAGCAGCCTCGACGCGCCGGTCAACGGCGACGAGGGCCGCAGCTTCCTCGGCGACCTGATCGCCGACAGCCGGCAGGAGGAACCCCTCGAGCAGGTCGAACGGGGCATGCATCAGGAGCAGCTCGGGCGCTGGCTCTCCCACCTGAGCGATCAGGAGCAGCAGGTGCTGCGGCTCCGCTTCGGCCTCGACGGCCAGGAGCGTCACACCCTGGCCGAAATCGGCCGGCTGCTGGAGGTCTCACGGGAGCGGGTGCGTCAGGTGGAGCTCAAATCGCTGCGGAAGTTGCGCAACCTGACCCGCCGCTGCTCGGTGATCCTCTGAAACCCGGGGATTACTCCCCAGGCGGGAGTGACGATGCGTCGCGAGAGGATCAGGTTCACCTGCCCCCCGCGACGAACTCAGTCAGCCCAGATGTAACGGGTGAGTTCCTCGGCCGGAGGCTCATCCGCCGCCAGCGCGAAACTCACCGCATCGGTGATCTCGGCATCGATCTCCTTCTCGATCGCCCGCAGCTCCCCGGCCGCGACCAGGCCCTGGCTGGTGAGATCCCGCTCGAGTGCCTGGATGGGATCGCGCCGGGCCCAGAACTGCTTCTCCTCCTCACGGCGGAGTTCGTCGGGGTCGGCCAGTGAATGGCCGCGGAAGCGGTAGGTAAGACATTCCAGCAGCGTGGGTCCTTCACCGGCCCGGGCACGCTCCACCGCCCGTTCGGCGGCGGCACGCACGGCGAGGACATCCATCCCATCAACCTCCTCACCGGCGAGGCCGAAGGGGGCAGCCTTGCGCCAGATCTCCGGATCGCTGGTGGCCCGGTCGTGCGCCATGCCGATGGCCCACTTGTTGTTTTCCACCACGAACACGATGGGCAGTTTCCAGAGCGCCGCCATGTTCAGGCACTCATAGAACTGACCGTTGTTGCAGGTGCCATCGCCGAAGAAGGCCGCCGTGACGGCATCGCTGTCGGCTTCGCCGAGGGCGTCGCGGCGGTAGCGGCTGGTGAAGGCCGCACCGAGGGCCACCGGAATGCCCTCGCCGATGAAGGCATAGCCACCGAGCAGGTGGTGCTCGTGTGAGAACAGGTGCATCGAGCCGCCGCGGCCCTTGCTGCAGCCGGTCGCCTTGCCGAAGAGCTCACTCATCACTTCACGGGCCGGCACACCGGCGCTCAGGGCATGCACGTGGTCGCGATAGGTGCTGCAGAACCAGTCGTGCTGGCTGCGCATCGCCTTGATCACGCCGGTGCTGACGGCTTCCTGACCGTTGTAGAGATGCACGAAGCCGAACATCTTGCCCCGGTAGTACATCTCGGCGCACTTGTCCTCGAAGCGGCGCCCCAGGGTCATGTCGCGGAAGAGCATCAGCCCCTGGTCGCGATCGATGGAGGCGCGACTGCTCACCGCCAGACCATCGAGTCGTTCGGCATGGGCACCCACGGCCGATGCACTGCTGGTTGCCTCGAGGGCGGATCCGGGGGGATGACCGGCGACCTCCTGGGCCATATCAGGAACGCGCATGTGGCGTGACTTTAGGGGTTGCCGCCTGTCGGGGCCTGTTCGCAAAGGCTCTGCCGGACGGGGCCACCATGCGTAAAGTCCCGCCATCGCCGGCGTGGATTGGAGCTCCCGATCGATCATTTCCGCCTTCTGGGTGTGGCGCCATCGGCCGACCCGGAGACGGTGCTGCGGGCCCTGGAACGGCGCCTCGACCAGAGCCCGGCCGGCGACTTCAGCGACGAGATCCTCGACATGCGCGCCGCCCTGCTGCGGGGCAGCGCC
It encodes the following:
- the pdhA gene encoding pyruvate dehydrogenase (acetyl-transferring) E1 component subunit alpha, whose amino-acid sequence is MAQEVAGHPPGSALEATSSASAVGAHAERLDGLAVSSRASIDRDQGLMLFRDMTLGRRFEDKCAEMYYRGKMFGFVHLYNGQEAVSTGVIKAMRSQHDWFCSTYRDHVHALSAGVPAREVMSELFGKATGCSKGRGGSMHLFSHEHHLLGGYAFIGEGIPVALGAAFTSRYRRDALGEADSDAVTAAFFGDGTCNNGQFYECLNMAALWKLPIVFVVENNKWAIGMAHDRATSDPEIWRKAAPFGLAGEEVDGMDVLAVRAAAERAVERARAGEGPTLLECLTYRFRGHSLADPDELRREEEKQFWARRDPIQALERDLTSQGLVAAGELRAIEKEIDAEITDAVSFALAADEPPAEELTRYIWAD